Proteins from one Algicella marina genomic window:
- the rpsA gene encoding 30S ribosomal protein S1, with protein sequence MSANASMEDFEALLNESFELVTPDEGSVVKGTVLAIEAGQAIIDIGYKMEGRVELKEFAKPGHAPEIEVGDEVEVYLERVENARGEAVISREKARREEAWDRLEKAADKEERVNGAIFGRVKGGFTVDLGGAVAFLPGSQVDVRPVRDATALMHIEQPFQILKMDRRRGNIVVSRRAILEESRAEQRAEIVGKLAEGDVVDGVVKNITEYGAFVDLGGVDGLLHVTDMAWRRVNHPSEILSIGETVKVQVVKINKETQRISLGMKQLLEDPWAVVEQRYPLESVHTGRVTNITDYGAFVELEPGVEGLVHVSEMSWTKKNVHPGKIVSTSQEVEVMVLEIDTVKRRVSLGLKQTQGNPWENFETAFPVGTEVEGEVKNITEFGLFVGLEGDIDGMVHLSDIDWNRSGEDAIQDFQKGDIVKAVVTDVDTDKERISLSIKALEGDPFAEATAGVKRGAVVTVEVTSIEDGGIEVEYDGMKSFIRRSDLSRDRSEQRPERFSVGDKIDARVTNIDKSTRRLGLSIKAREIAEEKEAVEQYGSSDSGASLGDILGAALKGKGDDD encoded by the coding sequence ATGTCCGCGAACGCAAGCATGGAAGATTTTGAAGCACTCTTGAATGAAAGCTTCGAACTGGTGACGCCCGATGAAGGTAGCGTCGTCAAAGGCACTGTTCTGGCAATCGAAGCCGGTCAGGCCATTATCGACATTGGCTACAAGATGGAAGGCCGCGTCGAACTCAAGGAATTCGCAAAACCCGGCCATGCCCCCGAAATCGAAGTCGGAGACGAAGTCGAGGTTTACCTTGAACGTGTCGAAAACGCCCGCGGCGAGGCCGTAATCAGCCGCGAGAAAGCTCGCCGCGAAGAGGCGTGGGATCGCCTGGAGAAAGCCGCCGACAAGGAAGAGCGTGTGAATGGTGCGATCTTCGGCCGCGTCAAGGGTGGCTTCACTGTTGATTTGGGCGGTGCCGTGGCTTTCCTGCCTGGCTCTCAGGTCGATGTCCGGCCCGTGCGCGATGCCACGGCCCTGATGCACATCGAACAGCCGTTCCAGATCCTCAAGATGGACCGACGCCGCGGCAACATCGTTGTTTCCCGCCGCGCGATCCTCGAAGAGAGCCGTGCAGAACAGCGTGCGGAAATCGTCGGTAAGCTGGCAGAAGGGGATGTGGTTGACGGCGTAGTCAAGAACATCACCGAATACGGTGCCTTTGTGGACCTCGGCGGCGTCGACGGCCTGCTTCACGTGACCGATATGGCGTGGCGCCGTGTGAACCACCCGTCCGAGATCCTCTCCATCGGCGAGACGGTCAAGGTTCAGGTTGTCAAAATCAACAAAGAAACCCAGCGCATCAGCCTCGGCATGAAGCAGCTCCTGGAAGATCCGTGGGCCGTCGTCGAGCAACGCTACCCGCTCGAATCCGTGCACACGGGCCGCGTGACCAACATCACCGACTACGGCGCGTTCGTCGAGTTGGAGCCGGGTGTCGAGGGCCTCGTCCACGTTTCCGAGATGAGCTGGACCAAGAAGAACGTGCATCCAGGCAAGATCGTGTCCACCTCTCAGGAAGTGGAAGTGATGGTGCTGGAGATCGACACGGTCAAGCGCCGCGTTTCGCTTGGACTCAAGCAGACACAGGGCAACCCGTGGGAGAACTTCGAGACAGCGTTCCCGGTGGGCACTGAAGTCGAGGGCGAGGTCAAGAACATCACCGAGTTTGGTTTGTTTGTTGGCCTCGAAGGCGACATCGATGGCATGGTTCACCTTTCGGATATCGATTGGAACCGTTCCGGTGAAGACGCCATTCAGGATTTCCAGAAAGGCGATATCGTGAAGGCCGTCGTAACCGATGTGGATACCGACAAGGAACGAATCTCGCTGTCCATAAAGGCGCTCGAAGGTGACCCGTTCGCAGAAGCGACAGCCGGGGTTAAACGCGGTGCCGTTGTAACGGTCGAGGTGACCTCCATCGAAGATGGCGGTATCGAGGTTGAGTACGATGGAATGAAGTCCTTCATTCGTCGCTCCGACCTTTCCCGCGATCGTTCAGAGCAGCGGCCCGAGCGCTTCTCGGTCGGTGACAAGATCGATGCGCGCGTGACGAACATCGATAAGTCCACACGCCGGCTCGGCCTCTCCATCAAGGCACGTGAGATCGCAGAAGAGAAGGAAGCCGTCGAACAGTACGGTTCGTCCGACTCCGGTGCATCGCTCGGAGACATCCTCGGCGCCGCGCTCAAAGGTAAGGGCGACGACGACTGA
- the sppA gene encoding signal peptide peptidase SppA, translated as MNAIERDFYEERRRKWRRSSFLWGFGIAIVLSLIVGAALRLETGQPTGPHIAHVAIRDVIYTDIDREEMLADLRDSDDARALILEIDSPGGTTVGAEILYELLREIAEDRPVVAVMGDVAASGGYITAIAADHIIARGNTITGSIGVIMEYPDVTELLDRVGVQFRTVRSSPLKAEPAPYRETSPEARAVQEAIIADSYAWFRDLVASRRRLQGDGLAAVVDGRILTGRMALQDGLVDALGGPDDALTWLESQDEALKNLPVLSWELPDEDTGPLGIFGRISGIGDSLQRISNQSRPRLLSILN; from the coding sequence ATGAACGCCATAGAGCGTGACTTCTACGAGGAGCGGCGCCGAAAATGGCGCCGCTCCTCCTTTTTGTGGGGCTTCGGCATTGCCATAGTCCTATCACTCATCGTCGGCGCAGCACTACGGCTGGAAACGGGCCAACCCACCGGTCCACACATAGCCCACGTGGCGATCCGGGATGTAATCTATACGGACATCGACCGAGAGGAAATGCTGGCTGACCTGCGGGACAGCGACGACGCCCGTGCCCTGATTTTGGAAATCGATTCCCCCGGTGGCACCACAGTTGGTGCCGAAATTCTCTATGAACTCTTGCGCGAAATTGCCGAGGACCGCCCCGTGGTGGCAGTCATGGGCGACGTTGCGGCGTCAGGCGGCTACATCACTGCAATTGCTGCTGATCACATCATCGCCCGCGGCAACACCATCACAGGCTCTATCGGCGTCATCATGGAGTACCCCGACGTCACAGAATTGCTTGACCGGGTCGGCGTTCAGTTCCGCACGGTTCGCTCCTCGCCACTTAAAGCCGAACCTGCACCCTACCGGGAAACCAGCCCGGAGGCGCGGGCTGTACAGGAAGCGATAATTGCCGACAGCTATGCGTGGTTCCGTGATCTCGTGGCCAGCCGCCGCAGATTGCAGGGAGACGGTTTGGCGGCAGTTGTGGATGGACGCATATTGACCGGTCGAATGGCGCTTCAGGATGGTCTTGTCGACGCCCTTGGTGGTCCCGATGACGCGCTGACTTGGCTCGAATCACAAGACGAGGCACTCAAAAACCTTCCCGTCCTCAGTTGGGAACTGCCGGACGAAGATACGGGCCCCCTAGGTATTTTCGGTCGAATTTCCGGCATCGGAGATAGTTTGCAGCGTATTTCCAACCAAAGCAGGCCGCGACTCCTTTCAATATTGAATTAA
- the ihfB gene encoding integration host factor subunit beta has product MIKSELIQKIADENPHLYQRDVERIVGTIFDQIIEAMADGHRVELRGFGAFSVKKRESRTGRNPRTGEAVEVAEKHVPFFKTGKLLRDRLNEE; this is encoded by the coding sequence ATGATCAAATCTGAACTGATACAGAAAATTGCGGATGAGAATCCGCATCTCTATCAGCGCGATGTGGAGCGGATCGTCGGCACGATCTTCGATCAGATCATCGAAGCGATGGCCGATGGTCACAGGGTAGAGCTGCGTGGCTTCGGCGCCTTTTCGGTAAAGAAGCGTGAAAGCCGTACGGGCCGCAATCCACGTACGGGTGAAGCGGTGGAAGTAGCGGAAAAGCACGTGCCATTCTTCAAGACGGGAAAGCTGCTGCGTGACCGGCTGAACGAAGAATAA
- a CDS encoding lipopolysaccharide assembly protein LapA domain-containing protein: MLRIIKLVFLAALMLGIVVLALANRGSVQVNLLPPGLSDIYQRSVEVPLYLVSLLSILTGLLIGYILEWLREHKHRRLAAQKKREAAQLKTEVTTLRKKHLSEEDEVLALLDKSA, from the coding sequence ATGCTGCGCATAATCAAGTTGGTTTTCCTAGCGGCACTGATGCTTGGCATCGTGGTGCTGGCCTTGGCAAATCGCGGCTCTGTTCAGGTTAATTTGCTGCCCCCTGGCCTGAGCGACATCTACCAGCGTTCGGTCGAAGTCCCACTCTACTTGGTCAGCCTGCTTTCGATTCTGACTGGTCTCCTGATTGGATACATTCTGGAGTGGCTGCGTGAGCACAAGCACCGACGCTTGGCAGCGCAAAAGAAACGCGAGGCTGCGCAACTGAAAACGGAAGTGACAACGCTACGCAAAAAACATCTGTCCGAAGAAGACGAAGTGCTGGCGTTGCTCGACAAATCCGCGTGA
- a CDS encoding phosphoribosylanthranilate isomerase — translation MRAKICGITDKPALAAAIKGDAAYIGFVFFGKSPRNIDTTAAAVLSTEVPAGICKVALTVDIGDAALDSILSSVGIDMLQLHGSETPARVSQIKTRTGLPVMKAIGLSGEFDLRAISDYASVADQLLIDAKAPTGATIPGGNGIAFDWRLIAGRRWPVPWMLAGGLTSKNVAEAARLTGARQVDVSSGVECAPGVKSPERITEFLAACRNEVPAL, via the coding sequence TTGCGGGCCAAGATCTGCGGCATCACTGACAAACCGGCACTTGCTGCCGCAATCAAGGGCGACGCCGCCTACATAGGCTTCGTCTTTTTCGGAAAATCCCCTCGGAACATCGATACTACTGCTGCCGCGGTCCTTTCAACCGAAGTACCTGCCGGTATCTGCAAGGTTGCTCTGACGGTAGACATAGGTGATGCCGCGCTCGATAGCATTCTCTCGAGCGTTGGTATCGACATGCTTCAGTTGCACGGCTCGGAAACTCCTGCACGAGTATCGCAAATTAAAACCCGCACAGGATTGCCGGTAATGAAGGCTATCGGTCTGTCGGGCGAATTCGATCTGAGGGCGATATCCGACTACGCAAGTGTCGCGGATCAACTCCTGATCGATGCCAAGGCCCCAACAGGTGCTACAATTCCAGGCGGCAATGGCATCGCCTTCGACTGGCGCCTGATCGCCGGGCGCCGGTGGCCAGTACCATGGATGCTGGCGGGCGGCCTGACATCGAAAAACGTTGCCGAAGCCGCCCGGCTAACCGGGGCGCGCCAAGTTGACGTTTCTTCCGGTGTTGAGTGCGCACCTGGTGTCAAGAGCCCTGAGCGCATCACCGAGTTTCTAGCCGCCTGTCGGAACGAAGTGCCGGCACTCTGA
- the trpB gene encoding tryptophan synthase subunit beta yields MASEMLNSYTTGPDERGRFGNFGGRFVSETLMPLILDLEARYEHAKTDPEFWAEMNNLWTHYVGRPSPLYFAERLTEHFGGAKIYLKRDELNHTGAHKINNVLGQILLARRMGKTRIIAETGAGQHGVATATVCARFGLKCVVFMGKTDVERQKPNVFRMKLLGAEVVPVTSGRGTLKDAMNEALRDWVTNVADTFYCIGTVAGPHPYPAMVRDFQSIIGKETKDQMQRAEGRLPDSLVACIGGGSNAMGLFHPFLDDPSVRIIGVEAGGHGVDERMEHAASLTGGRPGVLHGNRTYLLQDQDGQIIEGHSISAGLDYPGIGPEHSWLNDIGRVEYVSVTDREALDAFQLCCEMEGIIPALEPSHALAHVSKIAGDLPNDHLMVMNMCGRGDKDIFTVAEALGTEI; encoded by the coding sequence ATGGCGTCTGAGATGTTGAATTCCTATACAACCGGGCCCGATGAACGCGGACGATTCGGCAATTTCGGCGGACGCTTCGTTTCCGAAACGCTGATGCCGCTGATCCTCGATCTTGAAGCTCGCTACGAGCATGCCAAAACCGACCCAGAATTCTGGGCAGAGATGAACAACCTATGGACGCATTATGTCGGTCGCCCGTCGCCACTTTACTTTGCGGAGCGGCTAACTGAGCATTTTGGTGGCGCGAAGATCTACCTCAAGCGCGACGAGTTGAACCACACGGGCGCTCACAAAATTAACAACGTTCTAGGCCAAATCCTGCTTGCGCGGCGGATGGGCAAGACTCGCATCATCGCCGAGACCGGCGCCGGTCAGCACGGAGTGGCGACAGCGACCGTGTGCGCGCGCTTCGGCCTGAAATGCGTCGTCTTCATGGGCAAAACCGATGTCGAGCGCCAGAAACCGAACGTCTTCCGGATGAAATTGCTAGGCGCGGAAGTCGTTCCTGTCACGTCCGGTCGTGGCACACTGAAGGATGCGATGAACGAGGCGTTGCGCGATTGGGTTACCAATGTCGCCGATACTTTCTATTGCATCGGAACCGTTGCAGGCCCTCATCCCTATCCGGCAATGGTACGCGACTTCCAGAGCATCATAGGCAAGGAAACCAAAGATCAGATGCAGAGAGCCGAAGGTCGCCTGCCCGACAGTCTGGTTGCGTGTATAGGCGGCGGCTCGAATGCGATGGGCCTCTTCCATCCCTTTCTTGATGATCCATCGGTCCGGATCATCGGAGTGGAGGCTGGTGGCCACGGTGTCGACGAGCGGATGGAGCATGCCGCCAGTCTCACGGGTGGCAGACCGGGTGTGTTGCACGGTAACCGAACTTACCTTCTCCAAGATCAGGATGGACAGATTATAGAGGGGCACTCAATTTCAGCCGGCTTGGATTACCCAGGCATCGGGCCGGAGCATTCCTGGCTTAACGATATCGGACGTGTCGAGTATGTTTCGGTAACCGACCGTGAGGCACTGGACGCCTTCCAACTTTGCTGTGAGATGGAGGGAATCATCCCTGCACTGGAGCCTTCGCACGCTCTGGCGCATGTCAGTAAGATAGCAGGGGATCTGCCGAACGACCATCTAATGGTCATGAACATGTGCGGCCGTGGTGACAAGGACATCTTTACCGTGGCCGAGGCACTAGGCACCGAGATCTGA
- a CDS encoding SDR family oxidoreductase, which yields MARVLVTGASGFIAKHIVRQLLSAGYEVRGSLRDLSRAGEVRAAIGSHDEDALTFFTADLLSDEGWAESMQEIDAVLHTASPFPMSRPNKPEKLIKPAVDGTRRVLRFAQAEGVRRVVVTSSCVAMMYCELSEGRLSYSESDWSDVGNPRITPYAVSKTLAERAAWDFVRDEAPDIALTTMNPALVLGPALDGQYGTSLRIVERILASKDPALPRFGFAVVDVRDVAAAHLAALERPESAGNRFLLAQRFIWFREMARILKVAYPERRIVTRSAPDFAVRLLATFSPAARSIVASLGRRDDFNTNAAEEILGISFRPAEEAVRTAADAIIRHAGR from the coding sequence ATGGCACGAGTTCTTGTTACCGGCGCGTCCGGCTTCATAGCCAAGCATATTGTTCGACAATTGCTGTCAGCGGGTTATGAAGTGCGAGGCAGTCTACGTGATCTGAGCCGAGCCGGCGAAGTGCGAGCCGCGATTGGATCTCACGATGAAGATGCGCTGACCTTTTTCACTGCGGATTTGCTTTCCGACGAAGGCTGGGCTGAGTCGATGCAGGAAATCGATGCGGTTCTGCATACCGCCTCCCCGTTTCCTATGAGCCGACCCAACAAGCCCGAGAAGCTGATCAAACCGGCAGTAGATGGAACACGCCGCGTCTTGCGTTTTGCGCAAGCTGAAGGCGTTAGGCGAGTTGTCGTCACGTCGTCTTGTGTGGCAATGATGTATTGCGAACTGTCTGAGGGACGGCTCAGCTATTCGGAAAGCGATTGGAGTGATGTCGGAAATCCACGGATCACACCCTACGCCGTGTCGAAGACACTGGCAGAAAGGGCCGCATGGGATTTCGTGCGGGATGAGGCGCCGGATATCGCGCTGACGACAATGAATCCAGCTCTGGTTCTTGGCCCAGCGCTGGACGGGCAATACGGTACATCTCTTCGGATCGTCGAACGGATCTTGGCCTCAAAGGATCCAGCCCTGCCTCGCTTCGGCTTCGCTGTCGTTGATGTCCGTGATGTCGCTGCCGCGCATCTTGCGGCACTGGAGCGGCCGGAGAGTGCCGGAAACAGATTTCTATTGGCGCAACGTTTCATTTGGTTTCGAGAGATGGCACGCATTTTGAAAGTAGCCTATCCGGAGAGACGTATAGTCACGCGAAGTGCACCAGACTTCGCTGTCCGGCTCTTGGCAACGTTCAGCCCTGCTGCGCGTTCGATCGTAGCAAGTCTGGGTCGACGCGATGACTTCAACACCAATGCTGCCGAAGAAATTCTCGGAATTTCGTTTCGGCCAGCAGAGGAAGCCGTGCGGACTGCTGCGGACGCGATCATCCGTCACGCGGGGCGCTAA
- the pth gene encoding aminoacyl-tRNA hydrolase codes for MKLFVGLGNPGTKYAHNRHNIGFMAVDRIAGDHGFGPWRTKFQGELAEGRFGSSKVMLLKPATFMNNSGQSAGEAMRFFKLTPGDVVVFYDELDLAPGKCRVKHGGGTAGHNGIRSLHSHIGQDYCRVRLGIGHPGDKRLVSNYVLGDFAKADEEWLNDLLRGISDGAEFLAGGDEGRFMNAVALRTAPARSSQKPLPKTEMPVCSKETQHGDAEPVSKLEQLLRKFST; via the coding sequence ATGAAGTTATTTGTCGGCCTAGGAAACCCGGGTACGAAGTACGCGCACAACCGTCATAACATTGGGTTCATGGCAGTTGATCGAATTGCGGGAGACCACGGCTTCGGCCCCTGGAGGACTAAGTTTCAGGGCGAATTGGCAGAAGGTCGTTTCGGTTCCAGCAAGGTGATGCTTCTAAAACCCGCCACCTTCATGAATAACTCCGGACAATCTGCCGGAGAGGCCATGCGATTTTTCAAACTGACGCCGGGCGATGTTGTTGTCTTCTATGACGAACTGGACCTTGCACCAGGCAAATGTCGAGTGAAGCACGGGGGAGGTACTGCCGGACATAACGGTATCCGTTCGCTCCATTCCCATATCGGCCAGGATTACTGCAGGGTTCGTCTCGGCATTGGCCATCCGGGAGACAAGCGACTTGTTTCCAATTATGTTCTGGGCGATTTTGCGAAAGCCGACGAGGAATGGTTGAACGATTTGCTGCGCGGCATCTCCGATGGTGCAGAGTTTTTAGCCGGTGGTGACGAGGGCCGGTTCATGAATGCGGTGGCATTGAGAACTGCACCTGCTCGTTCGTCCCAAAAGCCTCTTCCGAAAACCGAGATGCCGGTTTGCAGCAAAGAGACCCAGCATGGCGACGCGGAACCAGTATCAAAACTCGAGCAGCTTTTACGTAAGTTCAGCACGTAG
- a CDS encoding 50S ribosomal protein L25/general stress protein Ctc — translation MAEAQVLNATVRAGTGKGAARASRREGLVPGVIYGGNEDPQPIDVKFNELLKQLKAGKFLSTLLTLDVEGNKQQVICRSVQRDIVKDLPTHVDFLRLSPRSRINLYIPVVFENEEASPGLKKGGVLTVVRPEVELKVTAADIPQSLSVDLTGLDVGDTVTISSINLPSGTRPMITDRDFVIANITAPSGLRAAEDEAEAAEEEAEATEE, via the coding sequence ATGGCCGAAGCACAAGTGCTCAATGCCACGGTACGCGCGGGGACGGGTAAAGGGGCCGCACGTGCAAGCCGGAGAGAGGGGCTCGTCCCCGGTGTTATCTATGGCGGCAACGAAGATCCGCAGCCGATCGACGTCAAATTCAACGAATTGCTGAAGCAATTGAAGGCTGGCAAGTTTCTGTCCACCCTGCTGACGCTGGATGTTGAAGGCAACAAGCAGCAGGTAATCTGCCGCAGTGTGCAGCGCGACATCGTTAAGGACCTGCCTACGCACGTAGATTTTCTGCGTCTGAGTCCGCGCAGTCGGATCAACCTGTATATCCCCGTTGTATTCGAGAACGAGGAAGCAAGCCCTGGTCTGAAGAAAGGCGGCGTGCTTACGGTCGTGCGTCCTGAAGTGGAACTGAAGGTGACCGCGGCCGACATCCCGCAGAGCCTTTCTGTGGATCTGACCGGACTTGATGTTGGCGATACTGTCACCATTTCGTCCATAAATCTTCCGTCCGGTACGCGCCCGATGATTACGGACAGAGATTTCGTGATTGCCAACATTACAGCGCCAAGCGGCCTTCGCGCCGCTGAAGACGAAGCCGAGGCCGCTGAAGAGGAAGCAGAAGCTACCGAGGAGTAG
- a CDS encoding acyltransferase family protein, with the protein MAPAQHDDTEIVIHTSLRGIAALCVVVYHVGLGFPFLDIPFRTGFAGHSYLFVDLFFLLSGYIICIKYRSWFSGGISVSGYVRFMALRFARIYPNFLLWVFIPFAVVGLAQGLWIGGLPPLADLLMSVALHILMMQSVLDAPVVWNTPLWSIPVEMVSYALFPLLTFVFFQSRTFALICACIAFGIVIHLGWGQSIDVITGPVAIVRGLAGFTIGGVLALFSSTTHRLPDAVLSVLQASALLVSITAVHSGYEVTSIAGFICLVWLTQENRGVLYLLLGRQAFHTAGIYSFSVYLAHTTLIFVINLFYYKLVRATEMTETDYWATSALALVSSLIVGRFCYHHFELPTQKAMRARMVPRRETAKN; encoded by the coding sequence TTGGCGCCCGCACAGCATGACGACACGGAAATCGTCATTCACACCTCCCTGCGCGGGATCGCCGCCCTCTGTGTGGTCGTCTACCACGTCGGACTTGGATTCCCGTTTCTCGATATACCTTTTCGCACCGGATTTGCAGGCCACAGCTATCTCTTCGTGGACCTCTTCTTCCTCCTTAGCGGATACATCATCTGCATTAAATACCGTAGCTGGTTCTCTGGTGGTATTTCAGTGTCGGGATACGTCCGCTTCATGGCACTGCGCTTCGCACGTATTTACCCAAATTTTCTTCTCTGGGTGTTCATCCCCTTCGCCGTTGTCGGACTGGCTCAGGGCCTGTGGATCGGCGGGCTGCCTCCGCTTGCTGACCTCTTGATGTCGGTTGCGCTGCACATACTGATGATGCAATCCGTTCTCGATGCCCCCGTCGTTTGGAACACACCACTATGGTCGATTCCCGTGGAAATGGTCAGCTATGCTTTGTTTCCGCTGTTGACCTTTGTATTCTTTCAAAGTCGCACCTTCGCGCTGATCTGTGCCTGCATTGCGTTCGGGATCGTGATCCATCTTGGCTGGGGGCAATCAATCGATGTTATTACCGGACCGGTGGCCATCGTGCGCGGACTGGCCGGTTTCACCATCGGTGGAGTACTCGCCCTGTTCAGCTCCACTACCCATCGTCTGCCGGACGCCGTACTTTCTGTGCTGCAGGCAAGTGCCTTACTTGTCAGCATCACAGCCGTGCATTCCGGCTACGAGGTGACATCGATTGCAGGCTTCATATGTCTTGTCTGGTTGACTCAAGAAAACCGCGGAGTTCTTTATCTCTTGCTTGGGCGCCAGGCGTTCCACACAGCCGGCATCTATTCGTTTTCCGTCTATCTCGCGCATACGACACTTATTTTTGTCATCAACCTGTTTTACTACAAGCTGGTTCGAGCAACTGAGATGACAGAAACGGACTATTGGGCGACATCGGCGCTGGCGTTGGTTTCGAGTTTGATCGTAGGTCGATTTTGTTATCACCACTTCGAACTTCCGACACAGAAGGCGATGCGGGCCAGAATGGTGCCGAGGCGTGAAACGGCCAAAAATTGA
- a CDS encoding universal stress protein, translated as MSRLAALIDASAYSKSVLDHTAWIATKSENTVEVLHVLGRRESGDRPMDLSGAITLGARTQLLEELAKLDGERAKLAQTHGRLLLEEAKLALEAQGVANVTTRLRLGDIVDTIEDTEADLLIIGKRGESADFAKLHLGSNMERIARSAKTPVFVANRAFRPIEKVLVAFDGGPHALKAIDHISRSPTFAGLKLHLITASTNQASAQAGLEKAQALLAAAGHTPTIEVVPGEPATVIADAVGKGGFDLLVMGAYGHSRIRNLFIGSTTSEMVRSCKVPIILFR; from the coding sequence ATGTCCAGACTCGCCGCTCTCATAGACGCTTCGGCCTATTCAAAATCGGTGCTGGATCACACCGCCTGGATTGCCACGAAATCAGAGAACACCGTCGAGGTCCTTCACGTGCTTGGTCGGCGTGAAAGTGGTGATCGGCCGATGGATTTGTCCGGCGCTATCACGCTTGGTGCCCGCACGCAGTTGCTGGAAGAATTGGCCAAACTGGATGGAGAGCGGGCGAAACTGGCGCAAACGCACGGGCGGCTGCTGCTGGAAGAAGCCAAACTTGCGCTGGAAGCACAAGGTGTAGCGAATGTCACCACTCGACTTCGGCTGGGCGATATCGTCGATACCATCGAGGATACGGAAGCGGACCTGCTAATCATCGGAAAGCGGGGCGAAAGCGCCGACTTTGCCAAGCTGCATCTTGGCTCCAACATGGAGCGGATCGCGCGCTCGGCGAAGACGCCGGTTTTTGTCGCCAACAGGGCATTCAGACCGATCGAAAAGGTACTGGTCGCGTTTGACGGCGGACCGCACGCACTGAAGGCAATCGACCACATTTCCCGGAGCCCGACATTCGCCGGGCTGAAACTGCACCTGATAACGGCAAGCACTAACCAAGCGAGCGCGCAGGCCGGACTGGAAAAGGCGCAGGCTTTGTTGGCCGCGGCTGGACACACACCGACGATAGAGGTTGTTCCAGGTGAACCCGCCACGGTAATTGCCGATGCTGTCGGAAAAGGTGGATTCGATTTGCTCGTGATGGGGGCTTACGGCCATTCCCGCATCCGGAACCTTTTTATCGGCTCCACCACTTCGGAAATGGTCCGGAGTTGCAAGGTCCCGATCATTCTATTCCGGTAA